Genomic segment of Acidiphilium acidophilum:
CAGCGGCGTCTGGGCTAGACGACATCGCGTCAAATCACGGCCCCTAGGGCCGCCTGATCAGCCAGTCCGCACAGGTGGGTCCACCGGGATGGCTGCGCGTCGCCAGCCGCCCATAGGGGGCGCTCCGCTACGCATCCCCGTGGACTACCTGCACGGCAGGCAGCCCCCTTCGGGGGTGCTCCTCTAGATCATAGATGGGTTTTAAAAAAAACTGTTTTTTTTCAGAATGTTATTGGGGGGGGGTACGCAACCAGCTATTGCGTACCCCCCCGCAATAGCTGGTTGCGTAGGTCCTGCGTGATTTACGCAAAAATCTGCGCAATTTGCGTTGCGTACCCTTCCGCAATGCCCTACGAAGATCACGCAGATTTTTGCGCGTTTCCGGCAGCATGGAGTGGTAAATGGCACCGAAGGAGAAAGGCTACGGGATTACCACCGCGCCCAGCGGAACCTGGGTCCAGGTCGAGCGTGCCGCGATGGAACGATGGGCAAAACTTGCGGTCTCCAGCCCACGGGCATCCGCCCTCATGCACGTGATCGTATCGCAAATGGGACGGCACAACGCCCTCGTGACTTCCCAGGCCACGCTTGCAAAATTAGCCGATTGCTCACTACGCACAGTCCAATATTCCCTCAAAACGCTACGTGATGGGGGGTGGTTAGAGGTTCGACAAATCGGCCCAACGGGTACAGCCTGCGCCTATATCGTCAACGATCGCGTAGCCTGGTCTGGCAACCGCGATGGCATCCGCTACAGCCTGTTCTCGGCGGCGGTGCTGGTCTCGGATGCCGAGCAGCCAGACCAGACCGAGCTTGGCGCACAACCACCCTTGGAGCGTATCCCCACCATGCATCAGGGCGAGCGCCAGCTACCCACTGGCCCCGGCCTCGATCCGCCTACGCAGCCCCCGCTGGTGGGATTAGAGCCTGACCTGCCAGCCCGTGTGAAAGAGCCACATGGGCCACCTGATTGAGCCACTTGAGCCATGCTGAGCCAGAGGCGAGCCGCCCAAGCCTGGGGGATATCCAGAGCCACCCTACAGCGGGCCGTATCGAGCGGAAAACTTAGTGTTTTGCCGGATGGGACGATTGATCCGGCAGAGATGCTTCGTGCCTTTGGCGAAGCCAATGGTGGCCCACCGGGCCACCAAAATGAGCCACTTGGGCCACCCATGGGCCGGGGGGATGAAATGGCTTTTCAGGCCGAAATCCGGGTGCTCAAAGCGCAAATCGAGGCCAAGGAGGCTCTGCTCTCCGCCAAGGATCGGCACATCGAGGATTTGAGCCAGGCTCTTCGGCTGCTCGCTGGCCCGCCAGCGCCGGCACCACAGCCGTCTCTGCTGGCTAAGCTATTTTCCCGCCAGAAACGGCCCCGTTCATGATAGGATCGACACCATGAGCACATCGACTCTCTATGACCGCGATTTCTACGCCTGGGCGAATGAACAGGCCGGGCTTCTGCGTGATGGAAAACTGACGCAGGCCGACATTGAACACATCGCCGAGGAGATCGAGAGCATGGGCAAGACCGAGAAGCGGGAACTGGTCAACCGCCTCGCAGTACTCCTCACGCATCTCTTGAAATGGCAATATCAGCCTGTCCGCCGTGGCGCGTCGTGGGAAGTGACTATCCGCATTCAGCGCCGTGATCTTGTCCGTCATCTGCGTGACAACCCAAGCCTCCAAGCCAAGCTCGACGAAGCCATCAGCGATGCCTATGGCGATGCGATCCTCGCGGCATACGGTGAAACGGCCATACCTAAGCAAACCTTCCCCGCCACCTGCCCCTGGTCATTCGACCAAATGATGGCAGAAGACTTCTGGCCGGAAGCCTAATAGCTGTAACTGCTCGCTTTCATCGGCGGTTGATCTCGAATTCGTCGCCGATTTCTGCTCAGATTATGTGATCGCAGACGGGCCGTCGTGCTCATAATTCGTGACCCCAGGATCGGGGGCTTGTTCACACGACATCGGCCGACCGTAGCTCGCACCGCTCGGCCGTTTCGGGTGTTTCCATCTGGACCGTCGCATGGCCGATGCCGAAGCGTTTCCTGACCTCGCCGGGCAGGCGTTCGAGCGTGGCGTCGATTTCGGCAGCGTCGCAAGCCAGATGGACGGTCAGGGCGGTTTCGGTCGTGCTCAATCCCCAGATGTGCAGATCGTGGATATCCGACACACCCGGCAGGGCGCGCAGATACGCCTCGACCGCACGCTGGTCGATACCGCGGGGCACGCCGTCGAGCGCGAGGGCGACGGAATCGCGCAACAGTGACCAGGTGCCGATCACGATGACGATGCTGATCCCAAGGCTGACCGTAGGGTCGAGGCGGACCCAGCCGGTCGTCATGATAATCGCACCGGCGATCGCGACGCCAAGCGCGAGCGAGGCATCGGCGGCCATATGGAGGAAGGCGGCTCGGATGTTCAGGTCGCCCTTGCGTCCTGACATGAACAGCCAGGCCGTGACACCGTTGACGAAAACGCCGGCGATCGCGACGAGCATGATGACGCGCCCACCGGTCGGAACCGGGTGGATCAGGCGCTGGATTGCCTCCCAGGCGATGCCGCCGGTCACGATCAGCAAGAT
This window contains:
- a CDS encoding replication/maintenance protein RepL codes for the protein MAPKEKGYGITTAPSGTWVQVERAAMERWAKLAVSSPRASALMHVIVSQMGRHNALVTSQATLAKLADCSLRTVQYSLKTLRDGGWLEVRQIGPTGTACAYIVNDRVAWSGNRDGIRYSLFSAAVLVSDAEQPDQTELGAQPPLERIPTMHQGERQLPTGPGLDPPTQPPLVGLEPDLPARVKEPHGPPD
- a CDS encoding DUF29 domain-containing protein; translated protein: MSTSTLYDRDFYAWANEQAGLLRDGKLTQADIEHIAEEIESMGKTEKRELVNRLAVLLTHLLKWQYQPVRRGASWEVTIRIQRRDLVRHLRDNPSLQAKLDEAISDAYGDAILAAYGETAIPKQTFPATCPWSFDQMMAEDFWPEA
- a CDS encoding cation diffusion facilitator family transporter translates to MAEHDHHHDHDHDHEHEHGHHDHHGHSHGLGGHSHAPASFGRAFVIGIGLNTTYVVIEAFWGLAVHSTALLADASHNLGDVLGLAGAWLASWLSQRVPNTSYTYGLRRSSILAALANAIILLIVTGGIAWEAIQRLIHPVPTGGRVIMLVAIAGVFVNGVTAWLFMSGRKGDLNIRAAFLHMAADASLALGVAIAGAIIMTTGWVRLDPTVSLGISIVIVIGTWSLLRDSVALALDGVPRGIDQRAVEAYLRALPGVSDIHDLHIWGLSTTETALTVHLACDAAEIDATLERLPGEVRKRFGIGHATVQMETPETAERCELRSADVV